The following proteins are co-located in the Pseudarthrobacter siccitolerans genome:
- a CDS encoding MGMT family protein, producing MRIEYVEAVLAIVGLVPAGSAVSYGDVAELLGSGGPRQVGSVMSHYGSGVPWWRILKASGHAPEGHEAEALRHYREEGTALLGSHEAYLRTGEGSWRVDLAAARWVPGDGDFEHIDTIAAELARGLRQLSVADDGMSA from the coding sequence ATGCGGATTGAGTATGTGGAGGCGGTACTGGCCATCGTGGGGCTGGTTCCGGCAGGATCCGCAGTCTCCTACGGTGACGTCGCCGAACTCCTGGGATCGGGCGGGCCCAGGCAGGTTGGCTCGGTCATGAGCCACTATGGCAGCGGCGTTCCCTGGTGGCGGATCCTCAAGGCGAGCGGACACGCACCCGAGGGGCATGAAGCGGAAGCTCTCCGTCACTACCGCGAGGAGGGAACCGCCCTCCTTGGCTCCCATGAGGCGTACCTGCGGACGGGGGAGGGCTCCTGGCGCGTGGACCTGGCGGCCGCCCGGTGGGTGCCGGGGGATGGAGACTTTGAGCACATCGACACGATTGCGGCGGAGCTGGCGCGCGGGCTCCGGCAATTGTCGGTGGCTGATGATGGAATGTCGGCGTGA
- a CDS encoding 3'-5' exonuclease, with product MSTWNTLPRAAFDLETTGRNSRAARIVTASVTVVDHKGDVITEHEWLADPGVEIPTEASDVHGITTEQARREGRPAHEVTQELAAVLQGLFDEGVPVIAFNASYDFTVLAAESARYGVPQLTRFPVLDPYIMNKQVDRYRKGKRTLTALCDEYGVVLDNAHTSAADALATLRVLDAMAGKFPKLSMPASQLHQLQVDWAVSQAADFQDYLRKTKPAAVIEGDWPVLPPQDASTGGF from the coding sequence ATGAGCACCTGGAACACCCTTCCCCGCGCAGCCTTCGACCTCGAAACCACAGGCCGCAATTCGCGTGCGGCCCGTATTGTCACCGCATCAGTCACAGTGGTGGACCACAAGGGCGACGTCATCACGGAGCACGAGTGGCTGGCGGACCCCGGCGTTGAAATTCCCACCGAAGCCAGCGACGTCCACGGCATCACCACGGAACAAGCCAGGCGTGAGGGCCGGCCTGCCCACGAGGTGACGCAGGAGCTCGCGGCCGTGCTGCAGGGCCTGTTCGACGAGGGCGTTCCCGTCATCGCCTTCAACGCCAGCTACGACTTCACGGTGCTCGCAGCCGAATCGGCCCGCTACGGGGTGCCCCAACTTACCCGGTTTCCGGTCCTGGACCCTTACATCATGAACAAGCAGGTGGACCGCTACCGCAAGGGCAAGCGCACCCTGACGGCCTTGTGCGACGAGTACGGTGTGGTGTTGGATAACGCCCACACGTCTGCCGCCGATGCCTTGGCCACCCTGCGGGTCCTGGACGCCATGGCCGGCAAGTTTCCCAAACTCAGCATGCCGGCCAGCCAACTGCACCAACTGCAGGTGGACTGGGCCGTGAGCCAGGCCGCTGATTTCCAGGACTATCTCCGCAAAACCAAGCCCGCAGCCGTCATCGAGGGCGACTGGCCGGTGCTTCCGCCGCAGGACGCCAGCACCGGAGGCTTCTAG
- a CDS encoding ABC transporter substrate-binding protein, producing the protein MKIKAMKWLTTAPVAIALAVSLAACGSGSAQPSGTPTDALAGSDQQTLDKYTTADVTPIDKIDKTKLGLITEGTLRVGTLSDAPPNIFIDPSGKFTGYDNELLRAIGDKLGLKVEFASTDFSALLSQVANKQFDVGSSSISTTDARRKTVGFTNGYDFGYMAVVTKNDAKVAGFADLKEGVRIGVVQGTVQDDYVTNTLKLEPVRFPDYNTVYGNVKNGQIDAWVAPSQQATGQVKEGDNTKIAEKVVNTQNFTAYAVNKDNQALIDALNAGLDAVIADGTWTSLTSEWYKDRPTVAEQTPQGWKPGSKAVQIPAK; encoded by the coding sequence ATGAAAATCAAAGCGATGAAGTGGCTGACTACCGCTCCCGTGGCAATCGCCCTGGCGGTTTCCCTGGCAGCGTGCGGCTCAGGATCCGCCCAGCCCAGCGGCACCCCCACGGACGCCCTCGCCGGCAGCGACCAGCAGACGCTGGACAAATACACCACCGCCGATGTCACCCCGATCGACAAGATCGACAAGACGAAGCTTGGCCTCATCACCGAGGGCACGCTGCGCGTCGGTACGCTCTCTGACGCCCCGCCGAACATCTTTATTGACCCGTCCGGCAAGTTCACGGGCTACGACAACGAACTGCTCCGCGCAATCGGCGACAAGCTGGGCCTGAAGGTCGAGTTCGCTTCGACCGACTTCTCCGCCCTGCTGTCCCAGGTGGCGAACAAGCAGTTCGACGTCGGATCCTCCTCGATCTCCACCACGGATGCCCGTCGCAAGACGGTCGGCTTCACCAACGGCTATGACTTCGGCTACATGGCTGTGGTGACCAAGAACGATGCCAAGGTTGCCGGCTTCGCCGACCTCAAGGAAGGCGTCCGCATCGGCGTGGTCCAGGGCACCGTCCAGGACGACTACGTCACCAACACCCTGAAGCTGGAGCCGGTCCGCTTCCCGGACTACAACACCGTTTACGGCAATGTGAAGAACGGCCAGATCGACGCCTGGGTTGCCCCCTCCCAGCAGGCCACCGGCCAGGTCAAGGAAGGCGACAACACCAAGATCGCCGAGAAGGTTGTCAACACCCAGAACTTCACCGCCTACGCAGTGAACAAGGATAACCAGGCCCTCATCGACGCGCTCAACGCAGGGCTGGACGCAGTCATCGCGGACGGCACCTGGACCAGCCTCACCTCCGAGTGGTACAAGGACCGCCCCACGGTGGCAGAGCAGACCCCGCAGGGCTGGAAGCCGGGCAGCAAGGCCGTCCAGATCCCCGCCAAGTAA